In a single window of the Acidimicrobiia bacterium genome:
- a CDS encoding right-handed parallel beta-helix repeat-containing protein has translation MTAVVALMIPAAVGAGASTPTTPSPGSAPLIDCSRANEHVTITVSSRLDPHCTYTGGFDITASGVILDCRNALLKRATGDVNAIAVYTDADSNLSNVTIRNCRIDGFSHGVDIARNGVNQLAAGHEYDHYLRNVTVEDTHISDTHAVGIYVHPYVTRTTLRRDVVTGAASTGVYLDEGSLRARIVDSVFGANGFVENGPGGTNTTFNGVGVRFWGPGREGIAVDGSSDNLIRGNQLLGNSAGGVFLYTNCGENVHTDPADWLDHRYGAEHNTIAGNTIVGAGTGVWIGSRMGENVYPMDCSDVPYVSGPLQAITLDRAAKNTVRGNTIVGADFGVRVEDDHAIVSGNTFSASNPADSAVVVGTPYRASALAEPVKDTEVARNVSTIVGNHSPYRWVDGVAALHDDHNVALGAASATCEAPDIPRGPFVMVYAIALQDPSQPPVPPPDYTVPSLGVLPACS, from the coding sequence GTGACGGCGGTCGTCGCGCTGATGATCCCGGCGGCGGTCGGCGCAGGCGCGAGCACGCCGACCACCCCGAGCCCGGGTTCCGCGCCGCTCATCGACTGCAGTCGTGCGAACGAGCACGTCACGATCACCGTCAGCTCGCGCCTCGACCCGCACTGCACGTACACCGGCGGGTTCGACATCACCGCGTCCGGCGTGATCCTCGACTGCCGCAACGCGCTCCTGAAGCGCGCCACCGGCGACGTGAACGCGATCGCCGTCTACACCGACGCCGACTCGAACCTTTCGAACGTCACGATCCGCAACTGCCGGATCGACGGTTTCTCGCACGGTGTCGACATCGCGCGCAACGGCGTGAACCAGCTCGCGGCCGGCCACGAGTACGACCACTACCTCCGCAACGTCACGGTCGAAGACACGCACATCAGCGACACGCACGCCGTCGGCATCTACGTGCACCCGTACGTGACGCGCACCACCCTCCGCCGCGACGTCGTGACCGGCGCCGCGAGCACCGGTGTGTACCTCGACGAGGGCTCGCTCCGCGCGCGCATCGTCGACAGCGTGTTCGGCGCCAACGGCTTCGTCGAGAACGGGCCGGGCGGCACGAACACGACGTTCAACGGCGTCGGCGTGCGCTTCTGGGGACCGGGTCGTGAAGGCATCGCGGTCGACGGCTCGAGCGACAACCTGATCCGCGGCAACCAGCTCCTCGGCAACTCGGCGGGCGGCGTGTTCCTCTACACGAACTGCGGCGAGAACGTGCACACCGATCCCGCCGACTGGCTCGACCACCGCTACGGCGCCGAGCACAACACGATCGCCGGCAACACGATCGTCGGCGCCGGAACCGGTGTGTGGATCGGGTCGCGCATGGGCGAGAACGTGTACCCGATGGATTGCAGCGACGTGCCGTACGTGTCCGGACCGTTGCAGGCGATCACCCTCGACCGCGCCGCGAAGAACACGGTGCGCGGCAACACCATCGTCGGCGCCGACTTCGGCGTGCGCGTCGAGGACGACCACGCGATCGTCAGCGGAAACACGTTCAGCGCGTCGAATCCCGCGGACTCTGCGGTCGTCGTCGGCACGCCGTATCGCGCCTCCGCGCTCGCCGAGCCGGTGAAGGACACCGAGGTCGCGCGCAACGTGTCGACCATCGTCGGCAATCACAGCCCGTACCGCTGGGTCGACGGCGTCGCCGCGCTGCACGACGACCACAACGTCGCGCTCGGTGCGGCGAGCGCGACGTGCGAGGCGCCCGACATCCCGCGCGGGCCGTTCGTGATGGTCTACGCCATCGCGCTGCAGGATCCGTCGCAGCCGCCGGTGCCACCGCCGGACTACACCGTGCCGTCGCTCGGCGTGCTCCCCGCCTGTTCGTAG
- a CDS encoding zinc-binding dehydrogenase — MRQVRVHGVDDVRVDDVDPPVPGARDVVVEVVACGICGTDLGYIRHGGVAGPGPEPMPLGHELAGVVQWVGRDARGIAVGDRVVVHPGDDELGRIGNGAPEGGLAREVLVRDAARGDRLLRVPDGMPLDIAALTEPLNVGMHAVEQSDAAAEERVAVFGCGPIGLAAIATLRDRGVTRIVGVDLSARRRELAVALGAEAALDPRTDDVWRELAQLHGSTRSMFGAAPATDVYIEASGAARVITDFVGRARRGARLAIVALHYEAVSTNFLLVMAKQLTIRGSMEYPERFEAGLELLMRRDLSVMITDRVPLDRFDDALAVLAGSKDCGKVMVMIGDER, encoded by the coding sequence ATGCGACAGGTGCGCGTGCACGGTGTCGACGATGTGCGCGTCGACGACGTCGACCCGCCCGTTCCCGGTGCGCGCGACGTGGTCGTCGAAGTCGTCGCGTGCGGCATCTGCGGCACGGATCTCGGCTACATCCGCCACGGCGGAGTCGCGGGTCCGGGCCCGGAGCCGATGCCGCTCGGCCACGAGCTGGCGGGTGTGGTCCAGTGGGTCGGCCGCGATGCTCGTGGTATCGCAGTCGGTGACCGCGTCGTCGTGCACCCGGGCGACGACGAGCTCGGGCGCATCGGGAACGGCGCTCCGGAAGGTGGTCTCGCGCGCGAGGTGCTCGTGCGCGACGCGGCGCGGGGCGACCGGCTGTTGCGCGTCCCGGATGGCATGCCCCTCGATATCGCCGCGCTCACCGAGCCGCTGAACGTCGGGATGCACGCGGTCGAGCAGTCCGACGCGGCCGCGGAGGAGCGCGTCGCGGTCTTCGGCTGTGGCCCGATCGGTCTCGCCGCGATCGCGACGCTGCGCGACCGCGGTGTGACTCGCATCGTCGGCGTCGATCTCAGCGCGCGGCGGCGCGAGCTCGCGGTCGCACTCGGCGCCGAGGCCGCGCTCGATCCGCGCACCGACGACGTGTGGCGCGAGCTCGCGCAGCTCCACGGCTCGACCCGATCGATGTTCGGAGCTGCGCCCGCGACCGACGTGTACATCGAGGCGTCCGGTGCGGCCCGGGTCATCACCGACTTCGTGGGCCGGGCGCGCCGGGGCGCGCGGCTGGCAATCGTCGCGCTCCACTACGAAGCGGTGAGCACGAACTTCCTGCTCGTGATGGCGAAGCAGCTGACGATCCGCGGGTCGATGGAATACCCCGAGCGGTTCGAAGCGGGACTCGAGCTGCTCATGCGGCGCGACCTGTCGGTCATGATCACCGATCGGGTGCCGCTCGACCGGTTCGACGACGCGCTGGCGGTGCTCGCCGGCAGCAAGGACTGCGGGAAGGTCATGGTCATGATCGGCGACGAACGATGA
- a CDS encoding type II toxin-antitoxin system Phd/YefM family antitoxin, with protein MSDTTLPLAEIKKRLSEIVDGVEARHDRVVLTRNGRPAAVLISPEDLESLEETLEILSDPEAVRAIRSAEAEIDAGSALDARELRAKYLKR; from the coding sequence ATGTCCGACACGACGCTTCCGCTCGCCGAGATCAAGAAGCGACTCTCGGAGATCGTCGACGGCGTCGAGGCTCGTCACGATCGTGTGGTCCTCACCCGCAACGGCAGGCCCGCGGCGGTGCTCATCTCGCCCGAGGATCTCGAATCGCTGGAAGAGACGCTCGAGATCCTGTCCGACCCGGAGGCCGTCCGCGCCATCCGCAGCGCGGAAGCAGAGATCGATGCCGGTAGCGCTCTCGATGCTCGGGAACTGCGCGCCAAGTACTTGAAGCGATGA
- a CDS encoding MBL fold metallo-hydrolase has translation MSGIWRERPGADAMSPATDAPAQPIGDRIWMSTGMSNSYCLGTDDGRIVVNTGMGFEGVYHRRKYDAVAAGPTRAVILTQGHFDHVGGVDTFLEPDGTTDVIAHANWQTWRDDNARLEHFRSSNAAFAFIEPILAAMQHAQSVGAAAAQSKPSPTVTFEDRLELDVGGRHMELLAVPGGETTDSLVVWLPDEGIAFTGNLFGPLFGHVPNLVTMRGDRYRDPLEYIRSIERVLALAPERVITGHFEPVDGRARIAEEITALRDAMRAVHDQVVDGMNAGADVHTLMRSVAVPEQLDVGEGYGKTAWNVRAIYELYTGWFHHRSTTELYDVPPSVIARDLVDAAGADALVAAAQARLAGGEPVAALYLADIVLDVERTHAGAIDVAVAAHAALLAASTNFWESAWLRRAITKLGGAS, from the coding sequence ATGAGCGGCATCTGGCGCGAACGGCCGGGCGCCGACGCGATGAGTCCCGCGACCGACGCGCCCGCCCAGCCGATCGGCGACCGCATCTGGATGTCGACGGGGATGTCGAACAGCTATTGCCTCGGCACCGACGACGGTCGCATCGTCGTCAACACCGGCATGGGCTTCGAGGGCGTGTACCACCGGCGGAAGTACGACGCCGTCGCCGCGGGCCCGACGCGCGCGGTGATCCTCACCCAAGGGCACTTCGACCACGTCGGCGGTGTCGACACGTTCCTCGAACCCGACGGCACGACCGACGTGATCGCGCACGCGAACTGGCAGACGTGGCGCGACGACAACGCGCGGCTCGAGCACTTCCGTTCGTCCAACGCGGCGTTCGCATTCATCGAGCCGATCCTCGCGGCGATGCAGCACGCGCAATCGGTCGGCGCCGCGGCCGCGCAGTCGAAGCCGAGCCCGACCGTGACGTTCGAGGATCGCCTCGAGCTCGACGTCGGCGGCCGGCACATGGAGTTGCTCGCCGTGCCCGGAGGTGAGACCACCGACTCGCTCGTGGTCTGGCTCCCCGACGAGGGCATCGCGTTCACGGGCAACCTGTTCGGACCGCTGTTCGGTCACGTGCCGAACCTCGTGACGATGCGCGGCGACCGCTACCGCGACCCGCTCGAGTACATCCGCTCGATCGAGCGCGTGCTCGCACTCGCCCCCGAGCGTGTGATCACCGGCCACTTCGAGCCGGTCGACGGCCGCGCGCGCATCGCAGAGGAGATCACGGCGCTGCGCGACGCGATGCGCGCGGTGCACGATCAGGTCGTCGACGGGATGAACGCGGGTGCCGACGTGCACACACTCATGCGCTCGGTCGCGGTTCCCGAACAACTCGACGTCGGTGAGGGCTACGGCAAGACCGCGTGGAACGTGCGCGCGATCTACGAGCTCTATACGGGATGGTTCCATCACCGTTCGACCACGGAGCTCTACGACGTTCCGCCGTCGGTGATCGCGCGCGATCTCGTCGACGCGGCCGGTGCCGACGCGCTGGTGGCGGCGGCGCAGGCGCGGCTCGCGGGCGGCGAGCCGGTTGCCGCGCTGTATCTCGCCGACATCGTGCTCGACGTCGAGCGCACGCACGCGGGCGCGATCGACGTCGCGGTCGCCGCGCACGCGGCGCTGCTCGCGGCGTCGACGAACTTCTGGGAGTCGGCGTGGCTACGGCGCGCGATCACGAAGCTCGGCGGCGCGTCGTGA
- a CDS encoding DUF3565 domain-containing protein yields the protein MIRTIIGFHADDAGEWVADLSCFHGQHVRHRPPFFDREWVTTASGRGARIGTEIECPLCDRAELPDDLHVVRTAGPFDATTLPQGLRRDHRVADDVWGRVRVTSGSARFVTDTEPPIDRLLRGGDAQPIPPGVAHRVVVEGPVELEVDFLQPGLAPGV from the coding sequence GTGATCCGCACGATCATCGGTTTCCACGCCGACGACGCCGGCGAGTGGGTCGCGGACCTCTCGTGCTTCCACGGCCAACACGTCCGTCACCGGCCGCCGTTCTTCGACCGCGAGTGGGTGACGACCGCGTCGGGCCGCGGCGCGCGCATCGGGACCGAGATCGAGTGCCCGTTGTGTGATCGCGCCGAGCTCCCGGACGACCTGCACGTCGTCCGGACCGCGGGACCGTTCGACGCGACCACGCTGCCGCAGGGTCTCCGGCGCGATCATCGTGTCGCCGACGACGTGTGGGGACGCGTCCGGGTGACGAGCGGCTCGGCGCGCTTCGTGACGGACACGGAGCCGCCGATCGATCGTTTGCTTCGGGGCGGGGACGCGCAGCCGATCCCGCCCGGCGTCGCGCATCGCGTGGTCGTCGAAGGGCCGGTGGAGCTGGAAGTGGACTTCCTGCAACCGGGACTTGCGCCCGGGGTGTGA
- a CDS encoding type II toxin-antitoxin system RelE/ParE family toxin → MTWTLRVAASAERSLGRLPEGVAAAVVEFMVGPLSTEPERVGTALHGELAGDHSARRGAYRIVYRIVADEHTVRVVRIEHRADVYRPR, encoded by the coding sequence ATGACCTGGACGCTGCGAGTTGCAGCGTCTGCGGAACGCTCGCTCGGCCGGCTACCCGAAGGTGTCGCGGCCGCGGTCGTCGAGTTCATGGTCGGCCCGTTGAGCACCGAGCCCGAGCGCGTGGGCACGGCCCTGCACGGTGAACTCGCCGGCGATCACTCTGCACGCCGCGGCGCGTACCGCATCGTCTACCGGATCGTCGCGGACGAGCACACTGTTCGCGTCGTGCGGATCGAGCACCGCGCCGACGTGTATCGCCCTCGCTAG
- a CDS encoding sulfotransferase — protein MEHRITDLRTPRRDAREQALYDFACSLEVDLTGDAITESAVRVTGLDTFDDPTVLDRLRAQVDAVNLDTGLSGLGRFLVRRRLEGLLGARLRFDDFVRRYPEALDVDLEPPVIVVGLPRSGTTHLVNLLAADTRFRALPWWECVEPVPVLGDGPARDGVDPRYLRSLADWDAGKKAAPLTQHMHDRPPWSIEEDCELVDLDFCSYTLEWHARVPSWRDTYLALDQRVHYAFLRRELQVLSFLRGPRRWVLKTPQHLEQLPALMETFPDATIALTLRDPVAVLQSAITMLAYGDRLRRVEIDADGLATYWVDRLERLLRSAVRDLDVVPKDQRVDVEFGAFMADDLATACRILDRAGIDLPHDARAALADYIASNPRGRDGSVAYDLRGDFGLEPDDVRERFGFYLDAFPQIRAEVH, from the coding sequence GTGGAGCATCGGATTACCGACCTGCGCACGCCCCGGCGCGACGCGCGCGAGCAGGCGCTGTACGACTTCGCGTGCTCGCTCGAGGTCGATCTCACAGGTGACGCGATCACGGAGTCGGCGGTGCGCGTCACGGGTCTCGACACCTTCGACGATCCGACGGTGCTCGACCGGCTGCGCGCGCAGGTCGACGCGGTGAACCTCGACACCGGCCTCTCGGGACTCGGTCGCTTCCTCGTGCGCCGACGACTCGAAGGGTTGCTCGGCGCGCGCCTGCGCTTCGACGACTTCGTGCGCCGGTATCCCGAGGCGCTCGATGTGGACCTCGAACCGCCGGTGATCGTCGTCGGTCTCCCACGTTCGGGCACGACGCATCTGGTGAACCTGCTCGCGGCCGACACGCGCTTCCGTGCGCTGCCGTGGTGGGAGTGCGTCGAGCCGGTGCCGGTACTCGGCGACGGGCCCGCCCGGGACGGCGTCGATCCGCGGTACCTCCGGTCGTTGGCCGACTGGGACGCGGGCAAGAAGGCCGCACCGCTCACGCAGCACATGCACGACCGTCCGCCGTGGAGCATCGAGGAGGACTGCGAGCTCGTCGACCTCGACTTCTGCTCGTACACGCTCGAGTGGCACGCGCGCGTGCCGTCGTGGCGTGACACGTACCTCGCGCTCGACCAGCGCGTGCACTACGCGTTCCTGCGCAGAGAGCTGCAGGTGCTGAGCTTCTTGCGCGGCCCGCGTCGCTGGGTGCTGAAGACGCCGCAGCACCTCGAGCAGCTTCCGGCGTTGATGGAGACGTTCCCGGACGCGACGATCGCGCTCACGCTGCGCGATCCCGTCGCGGTGTTGCAGTCGGCGATCACGATGCTCGCCTACGGCGACCGGCTGCGGCGCGTCGAGATCGACGCCGACGGGCTCGCGACGTATTGGGTGGACCGGCTCGAACGCTTGTTGCGCTCGGCGGTGCGCGATCTCGACGTCGTCCCGAAGGATCAGCGCGTCGACGTGGAGTTCGGAGCGTTCATGGCCGACGACCTCGCGACCGCGTGCCGGATCCTCGACCGCGCCGGGATCGACCTGCCTCATGATGCGCGTGCCGCGCTCGCCGACTACATCGCGAGCAACCCGCGTGGCCGCGACGGCAGCGTCGCCTACGACCTGCGCGGCGACTTCGGTCTCGAACCCGACGACGTTCGGGAGCGGTTCGGCTTCTACCTCGACGCGTTCCCGCAGATCCGCGCCGAGGTGCACTGA
- a CDS encoding SDR family oxidoreductase, which translates to MATARDHEARRRVVNGVAFDFSGTRVLVTGGTRGIGHAIASAFVDAGAEVTITGTRASADEYDVDLSRFSFGSLQMTDPEAIDRLASDVGALDVLVNNAGATLPGGRDEWRPDVFAEAVQLNLLGAMRLTTGVRAALAASDAVGGASVVNIASMTSYRANPIVPGYGAAKSALLSLTRNLAVAWSGVGVRVNAVAAGVIDTPMTAPMAALPEILDTELRHIPMGRLGAPAEVAGAVLWMSSRAASYVTGAVLAVDGGYLTL; encoded by the coding sequence GTGGCTACGGCGCGCGATCACGAAGCTCGGCGGCGCGTCGTGAACGGCGTTGCGTTCGACTTCTCGGGTACGCGGGTGCTCGTCACCGGAGGCACGCGCGGCATCGGCCATGCGATCGCGTCGGCGTTCGTCGACGCGGGCGCGGAGGTGACGATCACGGGCACGCGTGCATCGGCAGACGAATACGACGTCGATCTGTCGCGCTTCTCGTTCGGTTCGCTGCAGATGACGGATCCCGAGGCGATCGACCGTCTCGCATCCGACGTCGGCGCGCTCGATGTGCTCGTCAACAACGCGGGCGCGACGCTGCCGGGTGGGCGCGACGAGTGGCGGCCCGACGTCTTCGCGGAGGCGGTGCAGCTCAACCTCCTGGGCGCGATGCGGCTGACGACCGGCGTGCGCGCCGCGCTCGCGGCGAGCGATGCGGTCGGCGGCGCGAGTGTCGTGAACATCGCGTCGATGACTTCGTACCGCGCGAACCCGATCGTGCCCGGCTACGGCGCCGCGAAGTCCGCGCTGCTGTCGTTGACACGGAACCTCGCGGTGGCGTGGTCGGGCGTCGGCGTCCGGGTGAACGCGGTCGCGGCCGGCGTCATCGACACGCCGATGACCGCGCCGATGGCCGCACTCCCGGAGATCCTCGACACCGAGTTGCGCCACATCCCGATGGGGCGACTCGGTGCGCCTGCGGAGGTCGCGGGCGCGGTGCTCTGGATGTCGTCGCGCGCTGCGAGCTACGTCACCGGCGCGGTGCTCGCGGTCGACGGCGGTTATCTCACGCTGTGA
- the leuS gene encoding leucine--tRNA ligase, translating into MTDRPADAHDDVPAHRYNAALATAIETKWQDYWAEHHTFYTPNPTGLLSDENAPRARLAKRYVLDMFPYPSGSGLHVGHPLGFIGTDVYARFSRMSGFNVLHTMGFDAFGLPAEQYAVETGTHPRETTEKNIDTYRRQLRRLGMAHDPRRSVATTDVAYYRWTQWIFLQIFNSWYDTDADRARPVNELVAELDTGTRRPDDGSTWSELDDGARRDYVDAHRLAYIAEAPVNWCPALGTVLANEEVTADGRSERGNFPVFKRPLKQWMLRITAYSERLLDDLDLLDWTDSIKLMQRNWIGRSVGAEIRFPVVKHDGIDIRVFTTRPDTLFGATYMVLAPEHPLVDAIVAPSFTRCPAGWRGIFGADVTPPEAVAKYREFAARKSELERQADAKEKTGVFTGAYALNPVTDEKIPIFIADYVLMGYGTGAIMAVPGQDERDWEFAEQFGLPIVRTVQPPDDFDGKAYVGDGPAINSGPLDGLHVVDAKRKMIEGLERGGWGRGTITYKLRDWLFSRQRYWGEPFPVAYVADGESDGGPSIPRALPDSDLPVLLPDVDEYAPKTFAPDDRDSAPESPLARATEWTSFSEDLASDPERGWAEYVRETNTMPQWAGSCWYHLRYLDPTNTQRFVDPDVERFWLGPRPEVFGPADPGGVDLYVGGVEHAVLHLLYARFWQKVLFDLGHVSASEPFRRLFNQGYIQAWAYIDARGVYVPAEEVVESADSPDGTTRFMWNGQPVTREYGKMGKSLRNVVTPDEMCATYGADTFRLYEMSTGPMEASRPWSTRDVVGSQRFLQRVWRLMVDENDGSLRVAEAGDPSDDTLRLLHRTIDGVRADFPAMHYNTAAAKLIELANHLTKTYPEGGLPRSVADPLVLMLSPLCPHLAEELWSMLGHPQSLAYAPFPVADEALLVEETAEYPIQVNGKVRSRITVPASASDDEVRAAALADPKVVELLEGAEPRKVIVVPGRLVNIVK; encoded by the coding sequence GTGACCGACCGGCCCGCCGACGCGCACGACGACGTCCCCGCCCATCGCTACAACGCCGCGCTCGCAACCGCGATCGAGACGAAGTGGCAGGACTACTGGGCCGAGCATCACACCTTCTACACGCCGAACCCGACCGGTCTGCTGAGCGACGAGAACGCGCCGCGCGCGCGGCTGGCGAAGCGGTACGTGCTCGACATGTTCCCCTACCCGAGCGGCAGCGGCCTGCACGTCGGCCACCCGCTCGGCTTCATCGGCACCGACGTGTACGCGCGCTTCTCGCGCATGAGCGGTTTCAACGTGCTGCACACGATGGGCTTCGACGCGTTCGGCCTCCCCGCCGAGCAGTACGCGGTCGAGACCGGCACGCACCCGCGCGAGACGACCGAGAAGAACATCGACACCTATCGCCGGCAGCTGCGCCGCCTCGGCATGGCCCACGATCCGCGCCGCAGTGTCGCGACGACCGACGTCGCCTACTACCGCTGGACCCAGTGGATCTTCCTGCAGATCTTCAACTCCTGGTACGACACCGACGCCGATCGCGCCCGGCCCGTCAACGAGCTCGTCGCCGAGCTCGACACCGGCACCCGCCGGCCCGACGACGGCAGCACCTGGAGCGAGCTCGACGACGGCGCGCGCCGCGACTACGTCGACGCGCACCGGCTCGCGTACATCGCCGAAGCGCCGGTCAACTGGTGTCCCGCGCTGGGCACGGTGCTCGCGAACGAAGAGGTCACGGCCGACGGTCGCAGCGAGCGCGGCAACTTCCCCGTCTTCAAGCGGCCGCTGAAGCAGTGGATGCTGCGGATCACCGCCTACTCGGAGCGGCTGCTCGACGACCTCGACCTGCTCGACTGGACCGACTCCATCAAGCTGATGCAGCGCAACTGGATCGGTCGCAGCGTCGGCGCGGAGATCCGGTTCCCGGTCGTGAAGCACGACGGCATCGACATCCGCGTGTTCACGACCCGCCCCGACACGCTCTTCGGCGCGACGTACATGGTGCTCGCGCCCGAGCATCCGCTCGTCGACGCGATCGTGGCGCCGTCGTTCACGCGCTGCCCGGCCGGCTGGCGCGGCATCTTCGGTGCCGATGTCACGCCGCCCGAGGCGGTCGCGAAGTACCGCGAGTTCGCGGCGCGCAAGAGCGAGCTCGAGCGGCAGGCCGATGCGAAGGAGAAGACGGGCGTCTTCACCGGCGCGTACGCACTGAACCCCGTCACCGACGAGAAGATCCCGATCTTCATCGCCGACTACGTGCTGATGGGTTACGGCACCGGCGCCATCATGGCGGTGCCGGGTCAGGACGAGCGCGACTGGGAGTTCGCCGAGCAGTTCGGGCTCCCGATCGTGCGCACGGTGCAGCCGCCGGACGACTTCGACGGCAAGGCCTACGTGGGCGACGGTCCCGCGATCAACAGCGGCCCCCTCGACGGTCTGCACGTCGTCGACGCGAAGCGCAAGATGATCGAGGGCCTCGAACGCGGCGGTTGGGGCCGCGGCACGATCACCTACAAGCTGCGCGACTGGTTGTTCAGCCGCCAGCGCTACTGGGGCGAGCCGTTCCCGGTGGCCTACGTCGCGGACGGCGAGTCCGACGGCGGGCCGTCCATCCCGCGCGCGCTGCCCGACTCCGATCTGCCGGTGCTGCTGCCCGACGTCGACGAGTACGCCCCGAAGACCTTCGCCCCCGACGACCGCGACTCCGCCCCGGAGTCCCCGCTGGCCCGCGCCACCGAGTGGACCTCGTTCTCCGAGGACCTGGCGTCGGACCCGGAGCGCGGCTGGGCGGAGTACGTGCGGGAGACCAACACGATGCCGCAGTGGGCGGGCTCGTGCTGGTACCACCTGCGCTACCTGGACCCGACCAACACGCAGCGGTTCGTCGACCCCGACGTCGAGCGCTTCTGGCTGGGCCCGCGCCCGGAGGTCTTCGGACCGGCGGACCCCGGCGGCGTGGACCTCTACGTCGGCGGCGTGGAGCACGCGGTGCTGCACCTGCTGTACGCGCGGTTCTGGCAGAAGGTGCTGTTCGACCTCGGTCACGTGTCCGCGTCGGAGCCGTTCCGCCGGCTGTTCAACCAGGGATACATCCAGGCCTGGGCCTACATCGACGCCCGCGGCGTGTACGTGCCCGCCGAGGAGGTCGTGGAGTCCGCCGACAGCCCGGACGGCACGACACGATTCATGTGGAACGGTCAGCCCGTCACCCGGGAGTACGGGAAGATGGGCAAGTCGCTGCGGAACGTGGTGACCCCGGACGAGATGTGCGCGACGTACGGGGCGGACACCTTCCGGCTCTACGAGATGTCCACCGGGCCGATGGAGGCCTCGCGCCCCTGGTCGACCCGCGACGTCGTCGGCTCGCAGCGCTTCCTGCAGCGGGTGTGGCGCCTGATGGTGGACGAGAACGACGGCTCGCTGCGGGTCGCCGAGGCCGGGGATCCCTCCGACGACACACTGCGCCTGCTGCACCGCACGATCGACGGCGTGCGCGCCGACTTCCCGGCGATGCACTACAACACCGCGGCCGCGAAGCTGATCGAGCTGGCCAACCACCTGACGAAGACCTACCCCGAGGGTGGTCTGCCCCGGTCGGTGGCGGATCCGCTGGTACTGATGCTCTCGCCGCTGTGCCCGCATCTGGCCGAGGAGCTGTGGTCGATGCTCGGTCACCCGCAGTCCCTGGCCTACGCACCGTTCCCGGTGGCGGACGAGGCGCTCCTCGTGGAGGAGACCGCCGAGTACCCGATCCAGGTCAACGGGAAGGTCCGTTCGCGGATCACGGTGCCGGCGTCGGCGTCGGACGACGAGGTGCGCGCAGCCGCGCTGGCCGACCCGAAGGTCGTGGAGCTGCTCGAGGGTGCCGAGCCCCGGAAGGTGATCGTCGTGCCGGGCCGCCTGGTGAACATCGTCAAGTAG
- a CDS encoding VOC family protein, producing the protein MSNIGGLLALVGAGLFQQAFVVADLEAAEHSMRAGLGCSEFVDLPATDLEYELRGERVSAALAIGFARSGNVQIELIQPVRGQSLHAEFLAANGPGAHHLGFLVDDLDGYVARAHDLGFPRLMGGRFGSLQFCYLDTHDALGLYTELVEDPDGMMQSLMPWR; encoded by the coding sequence GTGTCGAACATCGGCGGTCTGCTCGCACTCGTCGGTGCCGGTCTGTTCCAGCAGGCGTTCGTCGTCGCCGATCTCGAGGCCGCCGAGCACTCGATGCGCGCCGGCCTCGGATGCAGCGAGTTCGTCGACCTGCCCGCGACCGATCTCGAGTACGAGCTGCGCGGCGAGCGCGTGAGCGCGGCGCTCGCGATCGGGTTCGCGCGCAGCGGCAACGTGCAGATCGAGCTCATTCAACCGGTGCGTGGTCAGAGCCTGCACGCGGAGTTCCTCGCCGCGAACGGGCCGGGCGCACATCATCTCGGCTTCCTCGTCGACGATCTCGACGGTTACGTCGCGCGTGCGCACGACCTCGGATTTCCGAGACTCATGGGTGGCCGGTTCGGCAGCTTGCAGTTCTGCTACCTCGACACGCACGACGCGCTGGGTCTGTACACGGAGCTCGTCGAGGATCCCGACGGCATGATGCAATCGCTCATGCCCTGGCGCTGA